A stretch of DNA from Arachis hypogaea cultivar Tifrunner chromosome 19, arahy.Tifrunner.gnm2.J5K5, whole genome shotgun sequence:
TACGAGTGGTTCAGTTCAGTGCTGCTATTTAAATATAGCTCAAGATTTTTTTGTATGTAGCAATTTATTTGCGActtgcattttattttttgataggtAAAAACTCAGGTGTAATTActttatatgaagttgatagCATAGAgtcattagataataatttaattaaatttattaaattattcaaCGACTCTCAATTATTAATTTACATATATAGTTAACTGCACATACGTTTTTACTTTTTGATAAACATTTTattataattgtgtttcttttttgTACTAGGCTACTAGCTTCcaatgatatatgatttttaataTACACATTATCTGATATTGTAAAGTTGACCCGGGCCGTAAGGGGAAAAATCCTGAGTCAGCTTCTATTGTTCAttcatatatatgatttttttattttttattgtttgtggTAATAATTGTTTATTGTTTCTTCAGATATTCGTCCTATTTCACACCAAGACTATTCAAAGTACtagtttataatattatatatatatatatatatatatatatatatatatatatatatatatatatatatatgaagagtATTAAGAattagtagattttgtgatttgtagttattaattagttatcaataatatttttaatggtataaaattatatctaatgatgtgaaattatttttttttttgttggttaaatactgaccaaattttaataaaaatgttggtCTCTAGACTTTCTCTAATCTATCGGTGGTGGATTAGAAAAGGGTGACTAAGGATGGATAGAAATTGATTAACCAATACCTGTTGAATACTTGGCATTTAGcaagagaattaaaaaaaaaaaggatagttAATCAACGCAAAAACTGAGTAAGTTACAGAAATTTACTAGAATGTTACTGTAAGGGTATAAATAGGATTTGGACACCAAAAAGTTAGGCCTGTGTTATGGGACCTGGACTTAGGTAAAAATCGGGATAAAACAACATCATCAATAGGTACCAAAAAATTCGAGTCTATAAATTTTGATGGTGGTTTAATATTTTGTTACCCCAATACTAAATAAGTAATATCAATAAAAAAGGTAACAAGattataattgaataaattatCATATATATCTATGGTGGTAGTAGTGGTAGAGAGAaagacaatttaaaatttttaaatagctTTTTAAAGTTTGAATATTTCTATTTTCTGCCATACCGAATCCATCTTTTTATGGATACAAtggtcatttttttatttaatggatATATTTATTAGCGTTTATATCTTTTATGGGTATATATAGTAATTTATTCTTTATAATTATTgagtggaaagaaaaaaaaactagaaaaacaaatttattagaatatatagtaaaaataaaaaaaatttgttaaatagtTATttgagataaattttttttaaaatgaagtGACTTATATTGAGACATAAACTTTGAATAACTTTttatcaattatatattaatattgaggTTTAGATTTtagcttttatttatataatttttttttcttattgacATATAAgaatttagggtttagaatttaaaatttagaattttaaattttttctctttttatagaaTTTATGGAAAAGATTTtctttgaaaaagatttatatataacgtatatttgcataaaaaaattacataaatgttccaaaaaaaatttcactacATACAAAATTCTACGTGATATGTTTGCTGATGATAACCAATGGAATCTAATAATTTAGTATAGAAGAAAGACAACACTAAATCATGGGATGTCATCATTATCTCAATGCATGTTTTTAAATTGTGTAAATAATTGGTTTAGGAAAAAACTGTCTCATATGAGCAAACCTAACCAAAGTGATAAAATTGAGTAGAATTTGATTGATTTAAAATTACttgtaaaatttaaatattgtatgAGTCAGGAAGTAAATTCAACtcgatgaaatattttttttgttacgaTTGATAGATTCGTACTTGACATAGCATATCCAATTATTCGGGTTTATTcctaattttgattaaaattatttttttgatagtgtcaattgaaaattttttctaatatattaaaattgagttgttgaaaattaaataatataacatGAATTAACTATAAAAGTTATCTTAGatttatttacttaaaataacttttttttaaaataatttttttgcctacaattttttattatcaaataatttaaataattcgcATTAGTTTGTAGCGCTTAATAAGTTGGAGAAATAAAATTATTCAGATAATAGGTAATTAGAATAATATCTGAATTTTtcaataaaagaattaaaattgtaaaatatAATACTTTAttgtcttattttttatttattttaaaataaaaaaaaaacaaaaataggataataaataattttgtttattcTAAAAATTGTAAAGTATAATGTTGTTtgctctttttgttttttcaatttttagaataaacaaaaagaaaatattatacaagtaaaacctaaaacctaaactCTAATATTGATATATAATTGATAAAAATTTATTCAATGTTTATATCTCAATATAAagcactttattttttaaaaaaaaatttatatcaaacatttatttaacaattttattttttttactgtttACTCGAATAAATTTGttctttagttttcttttcttctttccacTCATAAACTGtaaatttgcttttttttttcctactgattaatattatttatttagtatttaaaataacaaaaaacaattcatcataaaaatttatgAATTTTACGAAATTTTTCGGTCTATTAATATTACCTTATTCAATATTTTTGTTTAAGTTCAAGGCCTATAACTCAAGCCTAAATTTTTGGTATCCAAATTTTATTTATACTCTCATAGTAACACTCCAGCAATTTaccgtattttttttttcataatcctTTTATCAAATATAAGTATCTAACAGATATTAGTCAGTCAACATCATCCTTAGCCATTCGTCTTTATGCCACCACAGACGTCACCATCTGATCTCGTGGCATTGAATTTGAGATTTTGAGGCACAATAAAACAATCAATCATAATATATACCAATTTGGTaccaagaaaatgaaagaaagaaaaagccaagaCTTAGCGACTTAAGTCTTCAGCTACAACATAAAACATATCTTTCAAAGTTGCCTGCCTTTCATTTGTATCTATTCTCTAACGTCAAATAtgtgcttatttatttatttagtgtcATTATTTTGTGATGAGAGTGGAATAATACTTGATTTTATACTGAGAATAATTTATCATGGGACCATCAGATTCGACACTTCTCTTGCATGCAGGGGAAAAATGATTAcaacattttgaaaatatttatttccaTCCAAAATATTGGTCTATTCTTAACattcatattttttcattaataaatttattaaataaataaatataggatttttcacaaaaaaagaataaaatagaaataaaataattaataagtataattttatattctcttGAATGTATCTATAATCAAATATTTTGAATACATTTTTAATCTTTATAAGTAAATATAACAGGTTCTTTTGATAGAAAAACGTATAATATGTAttagcattttttattttctccctaaactctatttaaaaatatgttattggttaataaatttttgtatacACAAGGTAAAACTCAAATTCTCTTTAATTAAACAATAGAGGTTGCAAAGCTTTTCTGATTGTTGTGCAAAGTAATTTGGCACAAATGgttgacattaaaaataattcaataattaaagtCGAAAATTATATATGCATAAAACATACtaggttaaaaaaaataaaaatgagttaGGTTTGGTGGTCAAGCTAATTTATGTTTGATACACAAATTTACTTAAAGAGTTAAAGTACAAAATTACTTTGAGTTTAAATTTATTTGAGGTCTAAGACTACTTGAAATCTAAAGTTATACCaattattttaggatttttttctataaatagaaTTAATTTCAATAAACTAGAGGAGACTTCAATTTATTCACACGCTTACTTATTTTATATTGGGAGACTTCATTTTTCTTTCcgtcatttcaatttttttttattatttaaattttattattgcaCATTTTAATACAAGCTAAGTTTtgcaatttttagtttttttttgtatttatttttttatttcttacttttcatatttttttttacactttTATTAGACATGATTTCTAAATCCTAAGAATAACCCATAAAAATAGTCGTATCACTGGAATCTATTTATCTatatattcttaatatataaaaataaatatataagtttaccaatattatttttaaaatatttttttttctactaaTGCCATGTTAGCAACATCGTTTACTTGGCAAAATattagaatcaaccactcaatttttgccaaatcaactattattttcaaatcaccaaaaaaaaaaatataaaaaaatttgtaatcaAATTTGTAACCTACAAAGACATTCAATCCATAtccatatatttattatatctcactgttataaacaatacaatataTTTATAACTccaataattattttgttaatttctataaataactcattaaatataataaacattcatattacaaatgtaataataatatcaataatcataataaattttacgttacaaatattcaaattccatactatttgaactacttatataagtttcttatcactattccttcaaatgacatcaaatttagcacaaaaaatttatttcctAACTACACAACATCTTAAACTTACTCAATGGAGCATCGTTATTTGGACAATATCACTAAACAAAAAGACAATTGATTTATCAAAATTCGCGTGgttcatatataaaaaatattaacaccCACAAATGAAAAAGAGTCTTTTGGCTTAGAAATtattatattagatgaaaaggtacaaaacaaacatatttattatattttcaaattgaatttacgaaaaaatactttaattacttttgctttaatttttatactttttatattattttataatactttatatataattatattttaatatcgttAAAATTATACTTCTTTTAATATGCTATTCATTGTTCTTTTTTAACTTATTATTAACTATGATTTACTAACACTGCAGGGAACACATCTTCATATAATTGTGAAGAGAAATATGATGAACAAATTCAAACATGTGTTACAAGAAGAAAAAGtctatactataaaaaatttaaaaatagaagatgCAAATGATTTGTATAGGCCAATTAAAGATACAATGAAAGCAAACTTTTTACTCACAACtgtgaaagaaattaaagatccaaTTTCAAACATTCTTCAAgactattttaaatttgaatcatttGAGACATTGTCTGACAGAGTGGGTCAAAGAAAAATACTAacagataattttattttatactattttaattattcttattaaaaataatttattcaaaaaaatctacacatttttgttctttttattgtaaatgtcattgaaaaactacatcaagaaattaagaagaaagaaaaccatacaaattcaagacacataTTCAGAAGAAAAATATACATGTAAAGATGGAAcaaacaatataataaaaaatgcatacaactcaaaaatttataaataatataccTTTACAAGACCCTACgacaaaaagaagaaagcaacaattctaacaataaccaataaagaaaaaaaaaggaagacgaGCGCTACATACATAAAAAGACTAAGCccatcaactaaaacaaatgtAAAAATCAAATCACTAAATAAAAATATCGCTTTGTACAACTCCAACATCCAAATTTTTTGtactataaattattttaaacaaagCACCTTTCAAATTTAACTTTagtttacacatatttaatttaattctacaaaatatagtcatttttaatatttattatatactattattaATTTACCGTGCGCGGGTCTCATTCTAGTTAAAGTAAAGAAACaaggaaacaaaagaaaatgaaacacaATACAACTTAGAGTATTTCATTTTAAGCACTAGGATTAGGAAGGAATTATTTATTAACTATCTAGCTATGGGACTAATTTCAGTAACTGGATTCATGGTAACCAACTCATTTGAATCTTTGGCGCCAACATTTTTCCGAGCTGATTCCACCGCCAAACACTCCTTTAGCTCCACCAAAACATCTCTCATGTACGGCCTTTCTTTAGAACTAATGGAGACACATGCCATTGCTACTTCAACTGCTTTCCATGCAGAATAAATGTCGAAATCTCCTTCTAAGCTTGGGTCTACAATACGTTCTATGTCCCCTCTAGCAACCACAGAACCCACCCACTGACTTATGTGAGCATTGTTATGTGCTTTTGATGATGCTGCTGCTTCACCTGTGATTATCTTCAAAAGAACTACTCCAAAACTATACACATCACTTTTTTCAGTTAATTTATTTGATGTTTGGTACCTGCATCACCAATAATATAGTTTCGTTAATTTATAAAggtcttataataatttcttcaaactcatgaaaataacataattacagaataaaaaatagtatagagacttcattgaaaagaaaaaaagtatagaaacctaattataaatttggtgaaactatagagaccaacacagtaattaaaattaaaattaaataattcaaaccaaactttaaaaataaaatttaaaccaaAAGTAATTACAACACTTACTCTGGATCAAGGTAGCCAGGAGTTCCAGCAACCATAGTGGACACATGTGTGTCTCCACTGAAAATGAAGCTTTTGGAGAGGCCTAAATCCGCCAATTTTGCTTGAAAGTTTTCATTTAACAAAATGTTTGTACATTTTATATCTCTGTGGATTATAGGTGGCTTGCAACCACTATGCAGATATTCCAATCCTGACACAAGATTTTAgtacaaattaaagaaaataggATGAGATTGAAGAAAGTAGTTTGTTAGCTTTCTTGTTAACCTTGGGCTACATCCACTGCTATTTGGAGTCTGTCCTCCCAAGTTAAGAATTTTTTCCGGGTAGCTTTTCCTGCACAATTATGATTAAGTATTTTTAAAAGCCTGTATTTATAgcataattaagttaattaaatctaaattaaacaaaacataagtAATTCAGATATACACCTGAAAGATGTTCATTGAGGTTCCCATTTGCCATATATTCATAGATGATCCCTATCTTGTCGTCTTCATTGCAGTATCCAATCAGAGAAGTCAGGTTTCTGTGGTGAACCCTCATAAAAAATTTAACCTGTAATTTATCTCATTTCAGTGTGTAAAAGAATTTGATTATTTGGTTGATTTAGTAGCGAATTTGTTTttatacttattgaatattttgtattgaGATTCAAGAAATATTAGATAACCaacatttttattatcaaatttaccTCTGCAAGAAATTCCTGATATCCTTGTACTGATGATTGCAAAAGCATCTTGACAGCTACTGGAATATTATCAATAATGCCATAGTAAACTGTTCCAAATCCACCTTTACCGAGGACTTTTTCGAAGTTATTGGTCATGTTAACAACTTCATCGAATGAATATTGTCGGCGCTTGGATTCCAAAGGATCACCAGATTCCATATGAATGTAGACATCATCTAATTTTAAGGTCAAAATGTGTGTCATGGTTAATTGTACTTAGAGGACTGTAAATTGTAGTTTGCAGTATTGTTTCTTTTACCTTTTAGCTCTCTCTTTTTAATGTGAATGATGTTAACTGCTGCAAGAACTACCAGTAGGAGCATCAAAAATGCAGAAACAGATGCTAGTATATAAATAACTGGATTGTTTTCCTTGCTTTTATCTTTTGTCTGTTGGTCACAAGGACCAGATTCACATAGATTTGGATTTTGCCCCAACCTAGCATCATTCAGTAACAAGAATCAAGTTAAAGTGAAAAACTACATTTAATTTGCAATCTCTATGGAGGTTCTTACTTTTAAGTTTCCATGTGTCAAAGTTGTATGATATGTGATACTACATAATTTGTAGAAATTCATGTAACTATGTAAATAACAGGTATTGCTGATTTAGGGTATCAAATTAAATAAGAGTAAGATGTATACCTAAGTGATAGTATACCTTCACTTGACTTTTGTAGAAGTGCATTTGGAATTAGACCTGTGAGGTTGTTATTCTGCAAGTTTCTACAAAAGAAAAtgcttctttattttttctgTAACAACGAAATCAATCATTTATATTAATGCAGAGAGTATGAAATAAACTTACAGGACTCTAAGCCATGGCAGGTTTTCTACCAGAAAAACAGGTATCTCCCCAATTAAGCTATTATTTGATAAATCCCTGACACAACAAACTCAAATCACTACAATCCAAGAGGAGGATAggaaaaaacacagaaaaattcaATGAATTTGCATTGGAGTGACGCACAAGGACTCTAACTTATTAAGCTTGGAGATATAAACTGCTATGTATCCAGTGAGTCCTCTTGAAGATAAATTCCTGCATGAATTTCCAAATACATTATAAACGGTTCATTATACTTAACAAATCAAATCTATACATGCATACTTACAAGGATGTGATTCTTGGGGTGCCATTAAAATTACAATTTAGACCCTCCCACATGTATGCTACAGGAGCGCATGGATCACCTTGCCAATTTTGGGTCACCC
This window harbors:
- the LOC112777749 gene encoding probable LRR receptor-like serine/threonine-protein kinase At1g51880: MRMLMHLLFVMLGVVTSGLLVQTQLQSGFISIDCGLPEGKDYTEKSTGINYISDTNFIDSGVSKMVSNEDKITHQQQFSYLRSFPNGMRNCYKISVISGTKYLIRASFLYGNYDGLNELPQFDIHLGSNLWDTVKLTNASQSSYRELMHTPTLNYVHICLVNTGNGIPFISAIEFRNMDFNNVYKTSGATTLARLVGLDFGSFTNLTYRYMDDFHDRLWEPYSNDQWTQLHNPISNDLPSNEYELPNSVIWTAATPRNANGVSLDFYFDTLNVTTQQQCYFYLHFAEVQNLAPNETREFNITLNGEYFYNLLRPGHFVNTIFDPSPNNVFYKNNNISLVKTEASTLPPIINALEIYQVKDFSQLETQQDDVDAITNIKKVYRVTQNWQGDPCAPVAYMWEGLNCNFNGTPRITSLNLSSRGLTGYIAVYISKLNKLESLDLSNNSLIGEIPVFLVENLPWLRVLNLQNNNLTGLIPNALLQKSSEGILSLRLGQNPNLCESGPCDQQTKDKSKENNPVIYILASVSAFLMLLLVVLAAVNIIHIKKRELKDDVYIHMESGDPLESKRRQYSFDEVVNMTNNFEKVLGKGGFGTVYYGIIDNIPVAVKMLLQSSVQGYQEFLAEVKFFMRVHHRNLTSLIGYCNEDDKIGIIYEYMANGNLNEHLSGKATRKKFLTWEDRLQIAVDVAQGLEYLHSGCKPPIIHRDIKCTNILLNENFQAKLADLGLSKSFIFSGDTHVSTMVAGTPGYLDPEYQTSNKLTEKSDVYSFGVVLLKIITGEAAASSKAHNNAHISQWVGSVVARGDIERIVDPSLEGDFDIYSAWKAVEVAMACVSISSKERPYMRDVLVELKECLAVESARKNVGAKDSNELVTMNPVTEISPIAR